The Halalkalibacter krulwichiae genome has a segment encoding these proteins:
- the hisG gene encoding ATP phosphoribosyltransferase, translated as MNDWLTVAMPKGRIFEEALELLRKAGYQLPAEFDDSRKLIIDVPEEKMRFILAKPMDVPTYVEHGVADVGVAGKDVMIEEERTVYEVLDLKISECYLAVAGLPGYEKKDINPKVASKYPNLATRYFKEQGEQVEIIKLNGSIELAPLIGLADRIVDIVSTGRTLKENGLVELETIVPITSRLIVNPVSYRMQDERIDQMVERLSHVIEGEEQ; from the coding sequence ATGAACGATTGGTTAACGGTTGCGATGCCAAAGGGGCGAATTTTTGAAGAGGCGCTAGAATTGTTGCGCAAAGCAGGGTATCAGCTCCCAGCTGAATTTGATGATTCGCGTAAATTAATCATAGATGTACCTGAAGAAAAGATGCGCTTCATTCTAGCTAAGCCAATGGATGTTCCAACTTATGTCGAACACGGTGTAGCTGATGTAGGTGTTGCAGGAAAGGATGTCATGATTGAGGAAGAGCGTACGGTATATGAAGTTCTTGATCTGAAAATTAGTGAATGTTACTTAGCGGTCGCGGGTTTACCGGGCTATGAAAAGAAAGACATTAACCCGAAAGTAGCTTCAAAATATCCGAACCTCGCCACCCGATACTTTAAAGAACAAGGCGAGCAAGTAGAAATTATAAAGCTAAACGGTTCGATTGAGCTTGCACCATTAATTGGCCTTGCTGATCGTATTGTCGACATTGTCTCAACAGGTAGAACGTTAAAGGAAAATGGCCTTGTTGAACTTGAAACAATTGTACCGATTACATCACGTTTAATCGTCAACCCTGTTAGTTACCGGATGCAAGATGAACGCATCGATCAAATGGTTGAACGCCTTTCACATGTCATTGAGGGGGAAGAGCAATGA
- a CDS encoding ATP phosphoribosyltransferase regulatory subunit: protein MSKPFMFEKPLGMRDTLPEMYEMKKQIREQLEEEMSAWGYQMVETPTLEYYETVGLASAILDQQLFKLLDQQGNTLVLRPDMTAPIARLVASSMKGEAYPLRLSYQSNLYRAQQHEGGKPAEFEQIGVELIGDGTVSADGEVIALMASALKSAGLSHFKIAIGHIGYVNALLEDIVGEQSDTLRRFLYEKNYVGFKEHVKNLPISSIDKGRLLGLLKLRGDKKMLTDASKLVSTEQGAKALAELEELWQVLESYGIEDFVKLDLNLVLHMSYYTGAVFEGYSSNLGVPLCSGGRYDELLGKFERPGQATGFGLRLDLLVEAIGKKAEQRQATCIMFSKERRAEAFREAVSLRQEGKAVVVQDIAGVTDLDGMSEQFTDVLYFIGQKKGEA from the coding sequence ATGTCTAAGCCATTTATGTTTGAAAAGCCGCTTGGTATGCGGGATACATTACCTGAAATGTATGAAATGAAAAAGCAGATTCGTGAGCAATTAGAAGAAGAGATGTCAGCTTGGGGTTATCAAATGGTTGAAACGCCAACATTAGAATATTACGAAACAGTCGGACTTGCTTCCGCTATTTTAGATCAACAATTATTCAAATTACTTGATCAGCAAGGAAATACATTGGTGCTCAGGCCTGATATGACAGCACCGATTGCACGTTTAGTTGCTTCAAGTATGAAGGGAGAGGCTTATCCGCTTCGACTGTCATACCAATCAAATTTGTATCGTGCTCAGCAACATGAAGGTGGTAAGCCAGCTGAGTTTGAACAGATTGGAGTAGAATTAATTGGGGATGGAACCGTTAGTGCAGACGGAGAAGTAATTGCACTCATGGCTTCAGCGTTAAAAAGTGCCGGACTATCTCATTTTAAAATTGCTATTGGTCACATTGGCTATGTGAATGCATTACTAGAAGACATTGTCGGTGAACAGTCAGATACATTAAGAAGATTTCTATATGAGAAAAACTATGTTGGTTTCAAAGAACATGTGAAAAACCTGCCGATTTCTTCGATTGACAAAGGTAGACTACTCGGTCTCTTAAAGCTTCGAGGAGATAAAAAGATGCTTACGGACGCATCCAAGCTTGTTTCGACTGAACAAGGTGCTAAAGCATTAGCAGAGTTAGAAGAATTGTGGCAAGTGCTTGAAAGCTATGGCATCGAGGATTTCGTCAAGCTAGATTTAAATCTCGTTTTGCACATGAGTTACTATACAGGAGCCGTCTTTGAAGGGTACAGCAGCAACTTAGGGGTGCCACTTTGCAGCGGTGGTCGCTATGATGAGTTACTTGGCAAGTTTGAGCGACCAGGACAGGCAACAGGCTTTGGACTCCGTTTAGACTTACTTGTTGAAGCTATTGGTAAAAAAGCAGAACAACGTCAAGCAACATGTATTATGTTTAGCAAGGAAAGAAGAGCAGAAGCTTTCCGTGAAGCAGTGAGCTTACGACAAGAAGGCAAAGCTGTGGTCGTACAAGACATTGCTGGTGTAACAGATCTTGATGGGATGTCGGAACAATTTACAGATGTCCTCTATTTCATTGGTCAAAAGAAAGGAGAAGCGTAA
- a CDS encoding acyltransferase yields MSRKTERYPVQSANSLWQIYKTVPFLKVVKNFIVIQIARYMPFIGVKNWLYRTFLRMKVGEQTAVALMVMMDIMFPERISIGRNSIIGYNTTILAHEYLIKEYRLGDVIIGDEVMIGANTTILPGVTIGDGAIVSAGTLVHRDVPAGAFVGGNPMRIIKE; encoded by the coding sequence GTGAGTCGGAAAACGGAGCGATATCCAGTCCAATCTGCCAATTCACTCTGGCAAATCTACAAAACGGTGCCGTTTTTGAAAGTTGTAAAGAACTTCATCGTCATTCAAATTGCTAGATATATGCCCTTTATTGGTGTGAAAAATTGGCTGTACCGCACGTTTTTACGGATGAAGGTCGGTGAGCAAACGGCCGTTGCTTTAATGGTGATGATGGACATTATGTTTCCAGAACGAATTAGCATCGGGCGTAACTCGATTATTGGCTACAACACGACGATTTTAGCACATGAGTATTTAATCAAAGAATATCGTCTCGGTGATGTTATCATTGGCGATGAAGTGATGATTGGTGCGAACACGACCATTCTTCCAGGTGTGACGATTGGAGATGGCGCAATTGTTTCAGCTGGGACACTCGTTCATCGAGATGTTCCTGCTGGAGCTTTTGTTGGCGGGAACCCAATGAGAATAATAAAAGAATAG